TTGAGGAACATGATATTGCATCAAATAAATCTAATTTAGGACAAAATGAAAAAATTATTAAAGAACTCGATGTAGATGTTTTAAAAAGAATCCAAGAGTTATCTGATTTTTGTAAAAGTTGCAAACCTCCTAAAAAGATAAAATAGTACTTATTCTAATATAAATCGTCTCACTACCTCAGCAACACCATGATTATTATTTGAGGCAACTATTACATCAGCTTTGTCTCTCAATTCAGGATCCACATTATCTACCCAAACACCTAATCCGGCATATTCAATCATGGTTAAATCATTCCCAGCATTACCCACAGCTATGATTTCTGATTGCAGGATCCCTAGTTTTTCGGCCAAGAATTTAATACTAGCTCCTTTATCAATTCCGTTTTGAGCCACTTCTAAAAAGAAAGGTTTTGACATACATACACTAAGATGTGGCATAGCTGCTTTTAAATCTTTTTCTACTTCTTTAAGATAACTGGGTTCTTCTAATAAAATACATTTTATAGCTGAAGACTGCACTTCTGCTTTAAAACTTACTACTTTATTGTGTTCTAAACCGGTGATATTTTTTTCGATTTCAATATATTCAGAATCCGTTTCACTCACGATTTTCCCATTAACATAAGTAATAATGTGCGTTTTACTTTTTACACTATATTCATATAATTCATGAATTTGTTCTTGAGTTAGTGTTTGCTCAAAAATAATTTTATCTTCTTTTAAATCAGAAATTACGGCCCCATTATAAGAAATCATAAAGGAATTATGCAAGTTTAATTCTTTGGCGTAAGCCGTCATTGCTGGTGTAGGTCTTCCAGATGCCAAAACTACATGAATACCTAGTTCCATTGCCTTAGCAAGCATTTCTTTATTTTCAATCGAAACTTCATGGTTATCATTCAACAAGGTATCATCCATGTCTAAAACCAACATTTTATATTTTATTTTCATTTTATAATTTTAATACATTAAAAAAGAAAACCTTGATGTTAGTTGAGCATCAAGGAATTCATTTTATAAAAACTATTACAGTATTAAATACTTAATCGGAATTCTTCAATAACAGGATTCACCTTAGCAAATTCAGTTTCTTGAACGAATAATTCCACAGCTTGACCATAACTTCCAAAACCTGCTAATCTAGCCGATTGAATATTGTCTTTCATCACAACATCAATTCCAATTTCTTCAATTTTTTCTTTTAAAGCTAAAGCCAAAATCTCACTTCCCGAAAACACTTTCATTAATCCCATGGTATTGTATTTTTTTATTATTTTTCATCTATTTCTTCATCCTCATCCTCTTCTTCGAAATCCTCAAAATCAAATTCAACAGGCTCTATCAGCATTTTATCAGCAAGACTTTCTATTCGATCAGTCAACTGTTCCGTAAAGATTATGCGTTGTGTTTTTAGTATGCTGTTTGAAATACGCATGATTTTAGTTTCATGACGCAATTTCAAAATAGGATCAGCATCATCAAGAATAAACATTTTTAAACGGTTTACATTAAATCCTGCTGTGGTAAACATTTCACTCAACTTATTAGGAGTACCAATTAACACGTCTACTCCTCCAGAAATAAAATTTTTATCATATTCCATGTCTCCCTTATCGTGAACTCCATAAACGTGAAGATCAGTATATTTTCCATATTTTTCAAAAAGTGCTTCCATGGCCAATACCTTGGCTTTGTCCTCAACAATAATTAAAGCACGAGGAGATTGCTCACCTTCTTTAACTAATTGCTGAATTACATTAATGACAATGGTAGTTGATTTCCCACTTCCAGCTGGCGCAATAATTAGACAATCAGAACCACTTTTTAAAGTTGAAAAAGTTTCTTTCTGTATCGCATTGGCTTCCGTTAAGCCATTCTCAATTAAAGATTCTTTTAAACCTTCGTTAATTTTTTTTAATTTCATTACCTATGATTGAAAGATTAAAAAATTGAAAAATTGAAAAATTACAACTGAATGCCGAATCTTTAAATCATTAAATTTTTGAATCATTAAATTTATTTTTTACTTTGACGCAAACAACTTGACATCATTCTCGGAAATCTCGCTTCCTCCAAGAATTATTAAACGCTCTACCACATTTCGTAATTCTCTAATATTCCCTGTCCAATCGTATTCTTGCAATAGTTTCACAGCATCTTTAGAAAATTTCTTTACCACATTTCCTTGCTCAGAAGCAATTTTGTCAGCAAAATGAGCAATTAACATTGGAATATCATCACGTCTATCATTTAACGAGGGTACTTTTATTAATATTACTGCTAATCTATGGTATAAATCTTCACGGAAACGACCTTCGGCTATTTCTACTTTCAAATCCTTATTTGTTGCAGCTACTACACGAACATCGACTTTAATATCTTTATCGGCACCAACTCTTGTAATCATACTTTCTTGTAAAGCACGCAATACTTTGGCTTGAGCCGAAAGACTCATATCGCCAATTTCATCCAAGAAAATAGTTCCTTTATCAGCCGCTTCAAATTTACCTGCACGGTCTTTTACAGCAGAAGTAAAAGCGCCTTTTACGTGACCAAACAATTCGCTTTCTATCAATTCAGATGGGATGGCAGCACAGTTAACTTCAATTAAAGGAAAATTAGCTCTTTCGCTTTTTTCATGTAATTGGTGTGCTACTAATTCTTTTCCGGTTCCATTAGGTCCAGTAATTAGAACTCTAGCTTCAGTAGGAGCTACTTTGTCAATCATCACTTTGATGTGATTGATGGCCTCACTATCCCCAATCATTTCGTAATTCTTACTTACTTTTTTCTTTAAAATCTTATTTTCAACTACAAGTTGTTTTTTGTCTAATGCGTTTCGAACGGTATTTAATAAACGGTTCAAATCTGGTGGTTTTGATATGTAATCAAAAGCCCCCAAACGCATGGTATTGATTGCCGTTTCCATATCGCCATGACCAGAGATCATTACCATTGGGATTTCGGGTTTTATTTTTTTTACAGCTTCGAGCAATTCTACACCATCCATCTTTGGCATTTTGATATCGCACAAAACCAAATCGTAATCGTTGTTTTTTATTTTTTCAAAACCTACAACACCATCTTCGGCATCTTCTACTTCATAGGTATCATTTTCTTCGGAAAGTATTTTTGTCAATACTCTTCGAATAGCTGCTTCGTCTTCTATAATTAGTATTTTAGGCATGTTTTTTTATTATTTTACCGCAAAGTTCGCAAAGTTTTTTTTGCAAAGTTCACAAATTAATTATAATCTATTTCAATAACCCTGATTGCAGTGAAAATCCTTTTTTAATTCGCTTCTTTAGCGAATTAAAAAAGATTGAAACGAAAAGCAGGAAATTGTTCCAAATTATTTTAATAGTTAAGCCATTTATACAACTCTTTCCAAGTTGGTTTTTTTCCGTACATCAATATTCCTACTCTATAAATCTTGGCAGCAAACCAAACTACTCCAAAGAAAGTGGCAAATAACAATGTTACAGATATGGCAATTTGCCACAAAGGTACGCCAAACGGGATTCGCATCAACATAACAATAGGCGATGTGAGCGGAATCATGGAGAAAACGACTGCAATTGTTCCATGTGGGTCATGTATTACACTAAAAAATCCAACATAAACACTCAACATCAACGGCATGATAATAGGCAGTAAAAACTGTTGTGAGTCGGTTTGATTATCAACAGCCGCACCAATTGCCGCGTAGAATGAACTGTAAAGGAAATAACCACCTATGAAATAAACCACAAAACCCAGCAAAATATTAGCAATGGGTAAGTTCCATAATTCCTTGATATACATTTGGGCTGTGCCAGCAAATTCCTGCTGAGCTTGCTGCATTAATTCCGGTGGAACTTTAGCAGTTGGCCCTACGTTAACCCCAAAAAACAGTGAAGCA
The Flavobacterium sp. WC2421 genome window above contains:
- a CDS encoding Cof-type HAD-IIB family hydrolase encodes the protein MKIKYKMLVLDMDDTLLNDNHEVSIENKEMLAKAMELGIHVVLASGRPTPAMTAYAKELNLHNSFMISYNGAVISDLKEDKIIFEQTLTQEQIHELYEYSVKSKTHIITYVNGKIVSETDSEYIEIEKNITGLEHNKVVSFKAEVQSSAIKCILLEEPSYLKEVEKDLKAAMPHLSVCMSKPFFLEVAQNGIDKGASIKFLAEKLGILQSEIIAVGNAGNDLTMIEYAGLGVWVDNVDPELRDKADVIVASNNNHGVAEVVRRFILE
- a CDS encoding DUF2007 domain-containing protein is translated as MGLMKVFSGSEILALALKEKIEEIGIDVVMKDNIQSARLAGFGSYGQAVELFVQETEFAKVNPVIEEFRLSI
- a CDS encoding DEAD/DEAH box helicase; protein product: MKLKKINEGLKESLIENGLTEANAIQKETFSTLKSGSDCLIIAPAGSGKSTTIVINVIQQLVKEGEQSPRALIIVEDKAKVLAMEALFEKYGKYTDLHVYGVHDKGDMEYDKNFISGGVDVLIGTPNKLSEMFTTAGFNVNRLKMFILDDADPILKLRHETKIMRISNSILKTQRIIFTEQLTDRIESLADKMLIEPVEFDFEDFEEEDEDEEIDEK
- a CDS encoding sigma-54-dependent transcriptional regulator, yielding MPKILIIEDEAAIRRVLTKILSEENDTYEVEDAEDGVVGFEKIKNNDYDLVLCDIKMPKMDGVELLEAVKKIKPEIPMVMISGHGDMETAINTMRLGAFDYISKPPDLNRLLNTVRNALDKKQLVVENKILKKKVSKNYEMIGDSEAINHIKVMIDKVAPTEARVLITGPNGTGKELVAHQLHEKSERANFPLIEVNCAAIPSELIESELFGHVKGAFTSAVKDRAGKFEAADKGTIFLDEIGDMSLSAQAKVLRALQESMITRVGADKDIKVDVRVVAATNKDLKVEIAEGRFREDLYHRLAVILIKVPSLNDRRDDIPMLIAHFADKIASEQGNVVKKFSKDAVKLLQEYDWTGNIRELRNVVERLIILGGSEISENDVKLFASK